One genomic window of Prochlorococcus sp. MIT 0801 includes the following:
- a CDS encoding ABC transporter permease, protein MSTKKSLFKYILSRLTLLPIMLWIISSLVFILLRIAPGDPVDAILGTRANEFARESLRIKLGLDKPLINQYIEYLNQLIHGNLGISLNTQEPVKVIISKALPASLELAIFSILIASLVGYLIGFLGAVKPESKIDFSGRIFGIGTYALPPFWAAMLIQIIFAVFLGWLPIGGRLPPGAIPPPPITGFLLLDSILDKNVEIIFSSIQHLILPSVTLGILLSGIFSRALRLNLEEVLKKDYIEAAKSRGINNSRVLVKHALPNTLLPILTITGLTVSSLVGGALLIEITFSWPGIALGLQEAINQRDYPVVQGIVVVISSLVVMISVCIDIAIAYIDPRVSY, encoded by the coding sequence TTGTCAACTAAAAAGTCACTTTTCAAATATATTCTTTCAAGATTAACTTTATTGCCAATAATGCTTTGGATCATTTCGAGCTTAGTTTTTATATTATTAAGAATTGCTCCAGGCGATCCGGTAGATGCAATTCTAGGCACTCGAGCGAATGAATTTGCAAGGGAAAGCCTAAGAATTAAACTTGGATTAGATAAGCCTCTAATTAATCAATATATTGAATATTTAAATCAATTAATTCATGGAAATTTAGGAATCTCATTAAACACACAAGAACCTGTAAAAGTAATTATTTCAAAGGCTCTTCCAGCAAGTTTGGAATTAGCTATATTTTCAATATTAATAGCATCATTAGTAGGTTATTTAATTGGTTTTTTAGGAGCAGTTAAGCCAGAAAGCAAAATAGATTTTTCAGGAAGGATTTTTGGCATTGGAACCTATGCTCTCCCCCCTTTCTGGGCAGCAATGTTAATTCAAATTATCTTCGCTGTTTTTTTAGGTTGGTTACCCATTGGTGGAAGATTACCTCCTGGAGCTATTCCTCCGCCCCCAATCACTGGTTTCTTACTTTTAGATAGTATTTTAGATAAAAACGTTGAAATCATTTTTAGTTCTATTCAACATTTAATATTACCCTCCGTCACTCTAGGGATCTTATTAAGCGGAATATTTAGTCGAGCATTAAGATTAAATCTAGAAGAAGTTTTAAAAAAAGATTACATTGAAGCCGCCAAAAGTAGAGGTATAAATAACTCCAGAGTATTAGTTAAACATGCCTTACCAAATACTCTTCTCCCCATATTGACAATTACTGGCTTAACAGTTTCTTCTTTAGTTGGTGGAGCACTTTTAATTGAAATAACATTCTCATGGCCTGGAATAGCTCTTGGACTTCAAGAAGCTATAAATCAAAGAGATTATCCTGTTGTACAAGGAATAGTTGTTGTAATATCTAGCCTTGTTGTAATGATTAGTGTTTGTATAGATATCGCTATTGCATATATTGATCCAAGGGTTAGTTATTGA
- the ruvC gene encoding crossover junction endodeoxyribonuclease RuvC translates to MRIIGIDPGLARVGYGIIDEIEGKKIMIDCGIIETKSTQKEEERLVEISNDLSSIIKKWNPNSAAVEKFFFYRSSTTISVVQARGVIMMTLGKYKLSIQEFPPMQIKLAITGYGHSDKNEVLNSVMNELSITSPPKPDDAADALAIALTGIYLK, encoded by the coding sequence GTGAGAATAATAGGAATCGATCCAGGGCTAGCAAGGGTAGGTTACGGAATTATTGACGAAATAGAAGGAAAAAAAATAATGATTGATTGCGGAATTATAGAGACAAAATCAACACAAAAAGAAGAAGAAAGACTTGTAGAAATTTCAAATGATTTGAGCTCAATAATAAAAAAATGGAATCCCAATTCTGCAGCGGTAGAAAAGTTTTTTTTCTACCGCTCTAGCACAACAATTAGTGTTGTTCAGGCTCGCGGAGTGATAATGATGACTTTAGGAAAGTACAAGCTTTCGATTCAAGAATTCCCCCCAATGCAAATCAAACTTGCTATCACTGGTTATGGTCATTCCGACAAGAATGAGGTGTTAAATTCTGTTATGAATGAACTCAGTATCACTTCACCACCAAAGCCAGATGATGCCGCAGATGCACTAGCAATAGCTCTTACCGGAATTTATCTTAAATAA
- a CDS encoding homoserine dehydrogenase: MKKVGIGLLGLGTVGQGVANIISQPKDRHPLVGELELVSVAVRNLKKKRNISIPDSILTTNPTEIINNPNIQIVVEVMGGIEPAKSLIIQAIRAGKSVVTANKAVIARHGEEISNEAKASGVYVLIEAAVGGGIPIIEPLKQSLGGNQITKVSGIINGTTNYILTRMDKEGVNYSEVLKDAQVLGYAESDPAADVEGSDAADKIAILSGLAFGGAINRAKIPTTGINLLEDIDVSYARKLGYGIKLLAISEKGETQPSREYSQPLSVWVEPTLVPEDNPLAGVNGVNNAILVEGNPIGQVMFFGPGAGSGPTASAVVADILNIAGIQSMSEDKIFSLDPLLSAKGWRSCHIAEKEQITKKNYIRLIAEDSPGVIGEIGTIFGKKKISIESIVQFDAKDKKAEIVVITHKINQGKLEEALLDIENLPQVKRIAAKMGCL, from the coding sequence ATGAAAAAAGTTGGTATCGGTTTACTTGGCCTAGGAACTGTTGGCCAGGGTGTCGCAAATATCATAAGCCAACCAAAAGATAGACATCCTTTGGTTGGAGAACTTGAACTTGTAAGTGTCGCAGTAAGAAACCTCAAAAAGAAAAGAAATATATCCATCCCAGATTCAATACTTACAACAAACCCAACTGAAATAATTAATAATCCCAATATTCAAATAGTTGTTGAAGTAATGGGCGGTATAGAGCCAGCCAAATCATTAATTATCCAAGCGATAAGAGCAGGTAAATCTGTTGTTACTGCTAATAAAGCAGTAATTGCAAGACATGGTGAAGAGATTTCAAATGAAGCAAAAGCCTCTGGGGTTTATGTCCTCATTGAAGCAGCAGTTGGAGGAGGAATTCCAATAATTGAGCCTTTAAAACAATCTTTAGGAGGGAATCAGATAACAAAAGTAAGCGGAATAATAAATGGAACAACTAATTACATACTCACCAGAATGGATAAAGAAGGAGTTAATTATTCTGAAGTTTTAAAAGATGCCCAAGTCCTTGGATATGCAGAAAGTGATCCTGCGGCTGATGTAGAGGGATCAGACGCAGCTGACAAAATTGCAATTCTTAGTGGCCTTGCTTTTGGAGGAGCGATTAATAGAGCTAAAATACCAACAACTGGAATAAACCTACTAGAGGATATAGATGTTAGCTATGCTAGGAAGTTAGGTTATGGAATCAAGCTTTTAGCAATATCTGAGAAAGGAGAAACTCAACCAAGCAGAGAATACAGTCAACCACTCTCCGTTTGGGTTGAGCCAACATTAGTACCTGAAGACAATCCATTAGCAGGCGTAAATGGAGTTAACAATGCAATTCTTGTAGAAGGAAATCCCATTGGCCAAGTAATGTTTTTCGGACCAGGTGCAGGTTCCGGCCCAACGGCATCAGCTGTTGTTGCAGACATACTTAACATTGCCGGTATTCAGTCTATGAGTGAAGACAAAATCTTTAGCTTAGATCCTCTTCTATCAGCAAAAGGTTGGAGAAGTTGTCACATAGCAGAAAAGGAACAAATAACTAAAAAGAATTACATACGGCTTATCGCAGAAGATAGTCCAGGTGTAATTGGAGAAATCGGGACTATTTTTGGAAAGAAGAAAATATCTATTGAATCAATTGTGCAATTTGACGCAAAAGATAAAAAAGCAGAGATAGTAGTCATTACTCACAAAATCAATCAAGGAAAACTTGAAGAGGCTCTTTTAGATATAGAAAACTTGCCACAAGTCAAGAGAATTGCAGCAAAGATGGGTTGCCTTTAG
- a CDS encoding MFS transporter, which translates to MNLFSTSSVSNYWEKFPVSLRLIIKARLWTAIGAGGVLYLSPIIFNSLGFSAEQIGRGITTAAFAGITTRFGTGYLLDKKFSSIKAIKVACLFAILSDFILFYSQNFLAFLCGQFFLGAAAGIYWPSAELAIPSNCNTKIKSSEGYSLARSADAIGVTLGVLLGTIGSYFEFPRIIYLIDILCMLYILNILLNKLDTSRNQIAFKIKDDLNVKYKSLEKKYNLKWIISLLPLLLITLFVTGIMSLLQSILPIDLANGGIIRPPFTDQKVATLLTIKLILLAFFQWPVGYFLRNENSPFKFRLCLISLLIGFIFLSLSNFLLDGYLLILIAFIPLTISLCIFLPSASDAIINSAPIKYQGSAIALYSQCFGISSLTVRWMAGKLIDTYDTALQLWLIVSILCILLVPISKNIK; encoded by the coding sequence ATGAATTTGTTCTCAACTTCTAGTGTTAGCAATTATTGGGAGAAATTCCCTGTATCTCTAAGACTAATCATAAAAGCTCGTTTATGGACAGCAATAGGAGCAGGAGGGGTATTGTATTTAAGTCCGATAATATTCAATAGTTTAGGTTTTTCAGCAGAGCAAATCGGAAGAGGAATAACCACAGCTGCATTTGCTGGAATAACGACAAGATTTGGGACGGGATATTTACTTGACAAAAAATTTAGCTCTATAAAAGCAATTAAAGTTGCATGTTTATTTGCAATTTTATCGGATTTTATACTTTTTTATTCGCAAAATTTCTTAGCTTTCCTTTGTGGTCAGTTTTTCTTAGGAGCTGCAGCTGGAATATATTGGCCTTCTGCGGAATTAGCTATTCCATCAAATTGCAATACCAAAATAAAATCAAGTGAAGGTTATTCTCTTGCAAGAAGTGCTGATGCAATTGGAGTCACATTAGGGGTCTTACTTGGTACTATAGGATCTTATTTTGAATTCCCAAGAATAATATATTTAATAGATATTTTATGCATGTTATATATATTAAATATATTATTAAATAAGCTAGACACAAGTAGAAACCAAATTGCTTTCAAGATCAAAGACGATTTAAATGTTAAATATAAATCTCTTGAAAAAAAATACAATCTTAAATGGATAATAAGTTTACTACCTTTATTATTAATAACTCTATTTGTAACAGGAATAATGAGTTTATTACAAAGCATCCTTCCTATAGATTTAGCGAACGGAGGTATAATAAGGCCACCATTCACAGACCAAAAAGTGGCTACATTATTAACAATTAAACTCATTTTACTTGCTTTTTTTCAATGGCCAGTGGGTTATTTTTTAAGAAACGAAAATTCACCTTTTAAATTCAGATTATGCTTAATATCTCTACTCATAGGTTTTATTTTTTTGTCACTTTCAAATTTCTTACTTGACGGATATCTATTAATACTTATAGCTTTCATACCACTAACAATATCTCTATGTATATTTTTACCCTCTGCTTCAGATGCAATTATAAATTCTGCTCCCATTAAATATCAAGGGTCAGCCATAGCCTTATATTCACAATGTTTTGGCATTAGTTCTTTAACAGTACGTTGGATGGCAGGAAAATTAATTGACACCTATGACACTGCCCTTCAACTATGGTTAATTGTTAGTATTCTTTGTATACTTTTAGTACCAATATCTAAAAATATTAAATAA
- the bchI gene encoding magnesium chelatase ATPase subunit I, with protein MSSTRKRRVFPFTSVIGQEEMKLALLLNVIDPRIGGVMIMGDRGTGKSTTIRALADLLPAIEVVEGDPYNSSLEDPDLQSNDVRERIDSGSDIQKGEKQVPMIDLPLGATEDRLCGTIDIEKALSEGVRAFEPGLLAKANRGLLYVDEVNLLDDHLVDVLLDSAASGWNTVEREGISVRHPARFVLIGSGNPEEGELRPQLLDRFGMSVEVRTVREAKLRVQVVDQRTAFDNDPESFSDSVQEKQASLQQKVVDAQNILNEVFIDEDLRLRISAVCGELDVDGLRGDIVTNRAARALAAFEGRKEVTEEDIARVVSTALRHRLRKDPLEQVDSGDRVIKAFCKVFERNESDDVSEFELATAN; from the coding sequence GTGAGTTCAACTAGAAAACGCAGAGTTTTTCCATTCACTTCAGTGATTGGACAAGAAGAAATGAAGCTAGCGCTTCTTTTAAATGTTATTGACCCGAGAATTGGCGGAGTAATGATAATGGGTGATAGAGGTACGGGAAAGTCCACAACCATAAGAGCACTTGCAGATCTATTACCTGCGATTGAAGTCGTTGAAGGAGATCCCTACAACAGCTCTCTTGAGGATCCAGACCTTCAAAGCAATGATGTCAGGGAGCGAATAGACAGTGGTAGTGACATTCAAAAAGGTGAAAAACAAGTTCCGATGATTGATCTACCCTTAGGTGCCACTGAGGATAGACTTTGCGGAACTATTGATATTGAAAAGGCCCTTAGTGAGGGGGTTAGAGCTTTTGAACCAGGACTGCTAGCCAAAGCAAACAGAGGGTTGCTTTATGTTGATGAAGTCAACTTGCTAGATGATCACCTTGTTGACGTACTTTTAGACTCTGCCGCATCAGGGTGGAATACAGTTGAACGAGAAGGTATTTCGGTTCGACATCCTGCAAGGTTTGTACTTATTGGTTCAGGCAACCCTGAGGAAGGAGAATTAAGGCCTCAGTTACTTGATCGTTTTGGGATGAGTGTAGAAGTAAGAACAGTAAGGGAGGCAAAACTTCGAGTTCAAGTAGTTGATCAACGTACAGCCTTTGATAATGATCCTGAATCTTTTAGCGATTCGGTTCAGGAGAAACAAGCATCACTTCAACAAAAAGTTGTTGATGCTCAAAATATACTTAACGAGGTTTTTATCGATGAAGATCTCAGACTAAGGATTTCAGCAGTTTGTGGTGAACTTGACGTTGATGGACTTAGAGGAGATATCGTAACAAATAGAGCAGCTAGAGCCCTTGCTGCCTTTGAAGGGAGAAAAGAAGTAACTGAAGAAGATATTGCTCGTGTCGTGTCGACAGCTTTAAGACATAGGCTTCGAAAAGATCCTCTTGAACAAGTTGATTCTGGAGATAGAGTAATAAAAGCTTTTTGCAAAGTATTTGAAAGGAATGAAAGTGATGATGTATCTGAATTCGAACTAGCCACCGCTAACTAA
- a CDS encoding SufE family protein, with protein sequence MTEIKEKSFINTYGSDSLDNLIERLQSTSDAKRRYEYILWLGKSLPLLDEDLQLASTQVKGCISEVYVLGILLNGKIQWKGFSDALITKGLLAFLIKGLNDLTPFEVLSIDEKFIEMTGLNKSLTPSRANGFLNIFLKMKAQAKKLSIPSSDNE encoded by the coding sequence GTGACTGAAATCAAAGAAAAATCTTTCATCAATACTTATGGGAGTGATTCATTAGACAATCTTATAGAGCGTCTACAATCAACTTCAGATGCCAAAAGACGCTACGAATATATTTTATGGCTAGGAAAAAGTTTGCCGTTACTAGATGAAGATCTTCAACTAGCATCCACTCAAGTAAAAGGATGCATTTCAGAAGTGTATGTTCTTGGAATTCTTTTAAATGGAAAAATCCAGTGGAAAGGATTTTCTGATGCCCTCATAACTAAAGGGTTGCTAGCTTTTCTGATAAAAGGTCTGAATGATCTAACACCTTTTGAAGTACTCTCTATAGATGAGAAATTTATTGAGATGACAGGATTAAATAAAAGCTTAACGCCATCGAGAGCGAATGGTTTTCTCAACATATTCCTTAAGATGAAAGCTCAAGCCAAAAAACTCTCAATACCTAGCTCTGACAATGAATAA
- a CDS encoding 5-formyltetrahydrofolate cyclo-ligase: MKNIYDEVKSRKKNLRKKYNLIRNSNPPLVHEEIKLNVKSALNILLNKYHVEGKYIGIYWPLKGEVDIRFIKEINSLKVALPSSAKSSGISYHHWSNNQLEIDSNSIPAPTKNNAINPNDMSILFVPAIAIDRDGYRLGYGGGYFDRLRQKDLWFSIPSFLVISNNCISKKPLPREKWDVPFNGWISEKGLHQIEATN; encoded by the coding sequence ATGAAAAATATTTATGATGAGGTTAAATCAAGAAAAAAGAATTTAAGAAAGAAATATAATTTAATCCGTAACTCAAATCCACCTTTAGTTCATGAGGAAATAAAGTTAAATGTCAAATCAGCATTAAATATACTTTTAAATAAATATCATGTTGAAGGGAAATATATAGGAATTTATTGGCCATTAAAAGGTGAAGTGGATATAAGATTTATCAAAGAAATTAATAGTTTAAAAGTTGCTTTACCCTCTAGTGCTAAAAGCAGTGGTATAAGCTATCATCATTGGTCAAACAATCAACTAGAAATAGATTCAAACAGTATTCCTGCACCAACGAAAAATAATGCCATTAACCCTAATGATATGTCTATCCTATTTGTTCCCGCAATAGCGATAGATCGAGATGGTTACAGATTAGGTTATGGGGGAGGATACTTTGATCGTCTTCGACAGAAAGATTTGTGGTTTTCAATACCATCATTTCTAGTCATCAGTAATAATTGCATATCTAAAAAACCATTACCCAGAGAAAAATGGGACGTGCCATTTAATGGTTGGATTAGCGAAAAAGGTCTACATCAAATTGAAGCAACTAATTAA
- a CDS encoding ABC transporter substrate-binding protein gives MLMLNCIKNILKISSILLILLQLSCAQNKKRENIIVASAGKIESLDPAQANTLRTLQILSALGDTLYKINKEGNLSPSLAKDLPKVSKNGLLIDIPLKENISFHDGSIFNAEAMAFSLNRFRKIGTLNYLLNDKIEDIEVKGKFLLRIKLKKPSSSLASLLTSVNLTPVSPDSYSNYKDSFNNKKFVGTGPYFLESFNSSQQIIKPFKNYWGEKPLNKGINFINYSNSSTLFGAIKTKEVDVLISNSIDDLQRLTLNNMAKKDQLKSGEGDPIEIGYITFKSNKLPLENKVVRKALSYTIDRELISQQVSFGTREPLRSIVPPQLHKKEFKPWPKYNPNTARSLLKKEGYCGTEILSIPLTFRSNVPADKLLALTWRDQIKRDLSDCLEITLNGIESTTVYKQLSEGAFEAVILDWTGAYPDPEAYLTPLLSCNELNNNSCLKGEAVFSGSFWGDKKLQELLEKSEELDGENRLNNLIKVEKLAAQGGAYLPIWLVNPKAWSLKDISQPEFSKDGVIILKNLERD, from the coding sequence ATGTTAATGTTAAATTGTATAAAAAATATTTTAAAAATATCAAGTATTCTCCTAATACTTTTACAGTTATCTTGTGCCCAAAACAAGAAAAGAGAAAATATTATTGTTGCAAGTGCAGGTAAAATTGAATCACTTGATCCTGCTCAAGCAAATACACTCAGGACATTACAAATATTAAGCGCTCTTGGAGATACTCTATACAAAATAAATAAGGAAGGGAATCTATCACCAAGCTTAGCTAAAGATTTACCAAAAGTAAGTAAGAATGGTTTGCTAATAGATATTCCACTCAAAGAAAATATTTCTTTTCACGATGGAAGTATTTTCAATGCAGAAGCGATGGCATTTAGTCTTAATCGATTCAGAAAAATTGGAACTTTAAATTACCTATTAAATGACAAAATAGAGGATATTGAAGTCAAAGGAAAATTTCTTTTAAGAATAAAATTAAAAAAACCATCGAGTTCATTAGCAAGTCTTTTAACATCAGTAAATTTGACTCCTGTCTCTCCTGATTCATATTCAAACTATAAAGATAGTTTCAATAATAAAAAGTTTGTAGGGACAGGACCTTATTTCTTAGAAAGTTTCAACTCAAGTCAACAAATAATAAAGCCATTCAAAAATTATTGGGGAGAAAAACCCCTAAATAAAGGTATTAACTTTATAAATTATAGTAATTCTAGTACTCTTTTTGGAGCTATAAAAACAAAGGAAGTTGACGTCCTCATCTCAAATTCTATAGATGATTTGCAACGATTAACATTAAATAATATGGCTAAGAAAGATCAACTAAAATCCGGAGAGGGTGATCCAATAGAGATAGGATACATTACATTTAAAAGCAATAAATTACCTTTAGAAAATAAAGTAGTTAGGAAGGCTCTTTCCTACACTATTGATAGAGAATTAATTAGTCAACAAGTAAGTTTCGGAACAAGAGAACCACTAAGATCAATTGTGCCTCCTCAACTACATAAAAAAGAATTTAAGCCATGGCCTAAATATAATCCTAATACTGCAAGATCTTTATTAAAAAAAGAAGGCTACTGTGGAACAGAGATTCTTTCTATTCCATTAACATTTAGATCTAATGTACCTGCAGATAAATTACTTGCCCTTACTTGGAGAGATCAAATCAAAAGAGATTTATCTGATTGTTTAGAAATAACTTTAAATGGAATTGAGTCAACCACAGTCTACAAACAACTTTCCGAAGGGGCTTTTGAAGCGGTTATATTAGATTGGACTGGGGCATATCCTGACCCAGAAGCATATTTAACTCCCTTACTAAGTTGTAATGAACTAAATAATAATTCTTGCCTCAAGGGTGAAGCTGTATTCAGTGGTAGTTTTTGGGGTGATAAAAAATTACAAGAACTCTTGGAGAAAAGTGAAGAACTAGATGGAGAAAACAGACTAAATAATTTAATAAAAGTTGAAAAACTTGCAGCACAAGGAGGTGCCTACTTACCAATTTGGCTCGTTAATCCTAAAGCTTGGTCTCTAAAAGATATAAGCCAACCAGAATTTTCAAAAGATGGGGTAATTATCCTGAAAAACTTAGAAAGAGACTAG
- a CDS encoding PfkB family carbohydrate kinase: protein MKIDAPKEILSLPNLKLAVIGHVEWVTFLKVDQLPLAGQISHAKDCFEEAAGGAAVAAVQMARLINNPVDLITSLGKDNYGEKCYERLTKLGLNLKVAWREKPTRKGISLISKEGERAITVIGERLQPIGSDNLPWSDLKNYDGVFITATDKEGIRFARKARFLSATPRTGQQTLKDSKVKLNALIGSGLDPGEKINYEELEPKPDIYISTKGDSGGTIFPENIKYKPITPSSKEIDTYGCGDSFAGAVTTALSAKLNLEQAINIGAYCGAECSTHYGPY, encoded by the coding sequence ATGAAAATTGATGCCCCTAAAGAAATACTTAGCCTTCCTAACCTTAAATTAGCGGTGATCGGTCATGTCGAATGGGTAACATTCCTAAAGGTTGATCAGCTCCCATTAGCGGGACAAATTTCGCATGCAAAAGATTGCTTTGAAGAAGCAGCAGGTGGTGCGGCAGTCGCAGCTGTTCAGATGGCAAGGCTAATAAATAACCCTGTTGACTTAATCACATCATTGGGCAAAGACAATTATGGTGAAAAATGCTACGAAAGACTTACTAAACTTGGTTTAAATTTAAAAGTAGCTTGGCGAGAGAAACCAACCAGAAAAGGTATTAGCCTAATCAGCAAAGAGGGAGAAAGAGCAATTACAGTTATTGGAGAAAGATTACAGCCAATCGGTTCTGATAATTTACCTTGGAGTGACTTGAAAAATTACGATGGTGTTTTCATTACCGCTACTGACAAAGAAGGAATAAGATTCGCTAGGAAAGCTAGATTCCTCTCTGCAACTCCCCGAACAGGTCAACAAACCCTAAAGGATTCAAAAGTAAAACTCAATGCATTGATTGGCAGTGGTCTTGATCCTGGTGAAAAGATAAATTACGAAGAACTTGAACCTAAACCAGACATATACATTTCAACAAAAGGAGACTCAGGTGGAACAATTTTTCCTGAAAATATTAAATACAAGCCCATTACGCCTAGTTCTAAAGAAATAGACACCTATGGTTGTGGGGACAGTTTCGCGGGGGCTGTGACTACTGCTCTCTCAGCAAAGCTAAATTTAGAGCAAGCGATTAATATAGGTGCATATTGCGGTGCTGAATGCTCAACTCATTACGGGCCTTACTAA
- a CDS encoding DUF2834 domain-containing protein: MVRQIKWLKWIYLFLAILGAVLPTLANIEFAKSYGPAFDIQLFIELANNNPASQSLSRDLFIGSSAVFVWIISESKRLEMKNLWIVILTTFTIAFAFSAPLFLYLRELRIEEMNRN, encoded by the coding sequence ATGGTAAGACAGATTAAATGGTTGAAATGGATTTATTTGTTTTTGGCTATATTAGGAGCCGTTTTGCCTACACTTGCAAATATTGAATTTGCAAAAAGCTATGGACCTGCTTTTGATATTCAATTATTTATAGAGTTAGCTAATAATAATCCAGCTTCTCAGTCATTATCTAGAGATCTTTTTATAGGGTCATCAGCTGTATTCGTTTGGATAATTTCTGAATCAAAGAGATTAGAGATGAAAAATCTATGGATTGTAATATTGACTACATTTACAATCGCATTTGCTTTTTCAGCTCCTCTTTTTCTATATCTAAGGGAATTAAGAATTGAAGAGATGAATAGGAATTAA
- a CDS encoding alpha/beta hydrolase, translated as MRTNSFIKKLVVLGTVGSLLAPYCFYPKLQAAERFEIHFDGMSIPISIKELIDWSNGAEEKNSELASWLNLLGFKERKGLAKFLSTPLVRDKSMARQILRSWSGRKLLDEVSDLILMDEDSSGESVLDTLEKLLNEKDEVTTFDLLNALSVKAIHIDLDGWIEVANNWRSELKKQQKLITDLVSINDLSVKRETMNVLPLEIKETEYELISLTVSHRKEPLILEVWNPSFRKKNRKNWVLLMPGLGGDRNHFNWLARSLSHNGWPVVVLDHPGSDSLALEALVRGRLPLPGAETIPERLNDIDSILKAKKSGTIDLLAENVVLMGHSLGALTAILASGVKIDDQLENRCQEVLDNLSLSNLSSLLQCQLIDITLSDTNGIENLSAIVGMNSFGSFLWPKNLENKINIPLFLTGGTFDLVTPSISEQLGLMLALSSSPLSRVLLIERASHFSPIRVEGQMNQSRGKDLFNLGESIVGYHPLSVQSLLAFEIINFLEKLEENKTVPLNMNLTKGELKFHILDSNIIEQLINIQ; from the coding sequence TTGAGAACAAATTCATTCATTAAAAAATTAGTTGTTCTTGGAACAGTTGGAAGCTTACTAGCTCCTTATTGTTTTTATCCAAAACTTCAAGCAGCAGAGAGATTTGAAATTCATTTCGATGGAATGTCCATCCCAATTTCGATAAAAGAATTGATTGATTGGAGTAATGGTGCAGAGGAAAAAAATTCTGAATTAGCTAGTTGGCTTAATTTACTTGGCTTTAAGGAAAGGAAAGGTTTGGCAAAGTTTTTAAGTACACCGTTGGTAAGAGATAAAAGTATGGCAAGACAAATTTTGAGAAGTTGGTCAGGACGAAAATTGCTTGATGAAGTAAGTGATCTAATACTTATGGATGAAGACAGCTCAGGCGAAAGTGTTCTCGATACTCTAGAAAAACTTTTAAATGAAAAAGATGAGGTGACAACTTTTGATCTTTTAAATGCTCTCTCTGTTAAAGCAATTCACATTGATTTGGATGGGTGGATTGAAGTAGCTAATAATTGGAGAAGTGAGTTAAAGAAACAACAGAAACTCATAACTGATTTAGTCTCAATTAATGATTTATCAGTTAAGAGAGAGACAATGAATGTTTTACCTCTTGAAATAAAAGAAACCGAATATGAATTAATTTCCTTAACTGTTTCTCATCGAAAAGAGCCTTTAATTTTAGAGGTTTGGAACCCATCTTTTAGGAAGAAAAATAGAAAAAATTGGGTTCTTTTAATGCCTGGTTTAGGAGGAGATCGTAATCATTTTAATTGGCTTGCAAGAAGTCTTAGTCACAATGGTTGGCCTGTTGTTGTCTTGGATCATCCAGGTAGTGACTCATTAGCATTGGAAGCCTTGGTGAGAGGAAGACTACCTTTACCAGGTGCTGAAACAATTCCTGAACGTTTGAACGATATCGATAGTATCCTCAAGGCAAAAAAATCAGGAACAATTGATTTATTGGCAGAGAATGTTGTCTTGATGGGGCATTCGTTAGGAGCCCTCACAGCTATTTTGGCTTCAGGAGTAAAAATAGATGATCAACTTGAAAATAGATGTCAGGAGGTACTTGATAATCTTTCTCTTTCTAATTTATCTTCACTTTTACAATGTCAACTAATAGATATTACTTTGTCAGATACTAATGGTATAGAAAATCTTTCAGCTATTGTTGGTATGAATAGTTTTGGGAGTTTTTTGTGGCCAAAAAATTTAGAAAATAAAATAAATATTCCTCTTTTCCTTACAGGAGGAACTTTTGATTTAGTTACTCCTTCTATTAGTGAACAACTAGGATTAATGCTTGCTTTGAGTTCAAGCCCATTAAGTAGAGTCCTTTTAATTGAGAGAGCTAGCCATTTTTCACCTATTAGAGTAGAGGGACAAATGAATCAGTCTAGAGGTAAGGATTTATTTAATCTAGGAGAATCAATAGTTGGATATCATCCACTTTCTGTTCAGAGCTTATTAGCTTTTGAGATCATCAACTTCCTAGAAAAATTAGAAGAGAATAAAACAGTCCCTTTGAACATGAATTTAACTAAAGGCGAGCTTAAGTTTCATATCTTAGACAGTAATATAATTGAACAACTTATCAATATTCAATAA